From one Phorcysia thermohydrogeniphila genomic stretch:
- the selB gene encoding selenocysteine-specific translation elongation factor: MQSKKFLVVGTAGHIDHGKTTLIKALTGIDTDRWEEEKRRGMTIDLGFAHLELPSGVLVGIVDVPGHEKFIKNMLAGAHGIDFVLFVIAADEGVMPQTQEHLTVCEVLGTKKGIVVLTKKDLVDDDWLELVKEDVKEFLEGTFLEGAPIIPVSSKTGEGLKELLEEMDKLAAEVEPKSSKGILRLPVDRSFMVKGFGTVVTGTLLSGKVKTGDTVEILPEGRRVKVRGLQVHGKGVDEAFAGQRTALNLSDVSKEEVGRGDLIATSGYLKPSTMVDVELTLSKDADLILQSGHKVHFHHLTKEVEGEVYLVDRDELLPGETALAQVRLKGEVVPVYGDRFVIRNYSPARVIGGGKVLNPLPERRFRRRFREEYLSFLSTLREKDKKDIVLSYVKKFPGALSPEKFVQLLNLTPEEASQVVKELVEEGELLLSGGELYPSEFFTDLKEKLLKAIETYHKEYPIAEGINKESLKSKLSVPSPILSEAIRELLSEGKIEESGGILRIKGFVPCEKGTYFEIPVRKAQELIEKKGFSPPETKEIAEELGISEEEANLIVSYLVNRKGYRKIADFIYSPSAIEKVKEILREHFKKKGTLSVGEFKDYLGVSRKFAIPLLEFFDSVGVTVRQGNERVKGEL; this comes from the coding sequence ATGCAAAGTAAAAAGTTCTTGGTAGTTGGAACGGCTGGACACATAGACCACGGTAAGACTACCCTCATAAAGGCTTTAACGGGTATTGATACCGACCGCTGGGAAGAGGAAAAAAGGCGGGGTATGACGATAGACTTGGGTTTTGCCCATTTAGAACTCCCAAGTGGCGTTCTGGTTGGAATCGTTGACGTTCCCGGTCACGAAAAGTTCATAAAGAACATGCTTGCAGGAGCTCACGGTATAGACTTTGTCCTCTTCGTTATAGCCGCAGACGAAGGAGTTATGCCCCAGACTCAGGAACACCTTACAGTCTGTGAAGTTCTTGGGACGAAAAAGGGTATCGTCGTTCTAACGAAGAAGGATCTTGTAGACGATGACTGGTTGGAACTTGTGAAGGAGGACGTAAAGGAGTTCTTAGAAGGGACTTTCTTAGAGGGAGCTCCCATTATTCCCGTCTCTTCAAAGACTGGGGAGGGCTTAAAGGAGCTCCTTGAGGAGATGGATAAACTGGCAGCTGAGGTAGAGCCCAAGAGCTCTAAGGGAATTCTCAGGCTTCCAGTTGACCGCTCCTTCATGGTAAAAGGTTTTGGAACGGTTGTTACGGGAACTCTCCTTTCTGGTAAGGTAAAAACGGGAGATACCGTTGAGATACTGCCTGAGGGTAGGAGGGTAAAGGTAAGGGGGCTTCAGGTTCACGGTAAGGGGGTAGATGAAGCCTTTGCCGGCCAAAGGACAGCCCTTAACCTTTCGGACGTTTCTAAGGAGGAGGTAGGAAGGGGCGACCTCATTGCTACTTCCGGTTACCTTAAGCCTTCTACGATGGTTGACGTTGAGCTAACCCTTTCTAAGGACGCAGACCTTATCCTCCAGTCTGGCCATAAAGTTCACTTTCACCACTTAACCAAGGAAGTTGAAGGAGAAGTCTATTTAGTTGATAGGGACGAGCTGCTTCCCGGAGAAACTGCCCTTGCTCAGGTGAGGCTGAAAGGAGAGGTTGTTCCCGTTTACGGGGACAGGTTCGTAATTCGTAACTACTCACCTGCAAGGGTTATAGGTGGCGGGAAGGTTCTAAATCCCCTTCCTGAGAGAAGATTTAGGCGTCGCTTTAGGGAAGAGTACCTCTCTTTCCTTTCCACTTTAAGGGAAAAGGACAAGAAGGATATTGTCCTTTCCTACGTTAAGAAGTTTCCCGGAGCTCTCTCTCCAGAGAAGTTCGTCCAGCTTTTAAACCTAACTCCGGAAGAGGCCTCTCAGGTCGTTAAGGAGCTTGTAGAGGAAGGGGAGCTCCTTCTTTCAGGAGGGGAGCTCTACCCATCAGAGTTCTTTACCGATTTAAAGGAAAAACTCCTTAAGGCCATTGAAACCTACCATAAGGAGTACCCAATTGCTGAAGGGATAAACAAGGAGTCTTTAAAGAGTAAACTTTCCGTTCCTTCTCCGATTCTCTCTGAGGCTATTAGGGAGCTCCTTTCAGAGGGCAAAATAGAGGAAAGTGGAGGAATACTAAGGATTAAGGGCTTTGTCCCCTGCGAGAAGGGTACTTACTTTGAGATTCCTGTAAGGAAAGCTCAGGAATTGATAGAGAAAAAAGGCTTCTCTCCTCCAGAGACAAAAGAAATTGCAGAGGAGCTTGGAATTTCAGAGGAGGAGGCGAACCTGATAGTTTCCTACCTTGTAAATAGAAAGGGCTACAGGAAAATTGCTGATTTCATATACAGTCCCTCTGCCATTGAAAAAGTTAAAGAGATTCTCAGGGAACACTTTAAAAAGAAGGGCACGCTGTCCGTTGGAGAGTTTAAGGACTACCTCGGCGTTTCAAGGAAGTTTGCAATCCCCCTTTTAGAGTTCTTTGATTCTGTAGGCGTTACCGTAAGGCAGGGGAATGAAAGAGTAAAGGGTGAGCTTTAA
- the rny gene encoding ribonuclease Y, whose protein sequence is MELILVAILAILSGLAAGYVVGIKKGHVEKEEIERKVKEEAKLEAEKIIERAKEEASELKRKAEELLKEAREKFEEMKKQAFLQAKEEVLKEKERLEEELREKRRELSELERRLLRREEFLDKRESSLDKREENLDKRAEFLEKLEAELEEKKAEVERLEAELLEKDMKVTQLLEEELKKLEEIAGMTKEEAREELMKRMEEEIKRDLAVRYKKMEEEFEQNLERKAKKILATTIQRLATDVVAETTVAVVDLPNNEMKGRIIGREGRNIRAFELATGVDLIIDDTPEAVTISSFDPVRREVARIALERLVADGRIHPARIEEVVEKVKQEIEQEIIAAAEEVLFELGIDNVHPELKKLLGKLKFRTSYGQNVLQHVREVAYLAGMIAAEIGADVQLAKRAGLFHDIGKAVTHEVEGSHSLIGADILKKYGEPEAVVNAAAAHHGEAEFTTIESVCAATADALSAARPGARRESLEAYIKRIEKLESIAESFPGVMKAFAIQAGREVRIMVEPDRITDEEAAFLAHQISRKIEEEVQYPGQIKITVIRETRAVDYAK, encoded by the coding sequence ATGGAGCTAATCCTCGTTGCCATACTGGCAATCCTGTCGGGGCTCGCTGCTGGTTACGTGGTTGGCATAAAGAAAGGGCACGTTGAGAAGGAAGAGATAGAGAGGAAGGTAAAGGAAGAGGCCAAGTTAGAGGCTGAGAAAATTATTGAGAGAGCTAAGGAGGAGGCTTCTGAGCTAAAGCGTAAAGCTGAGGAGCTCCTTAAAGAAGCCCGAGAAAAGTTTGAGGAGATGAAAAAGCAGGCCTTCCTTCAGGCTAAGGAGGAGGTGCTAAAGGAAAAGGAGAGGTTAGAGGAGGAACTCAGGGAAAAGAGGAGAGAGCTCTCGGAGCTTGAAAGGAGGCTTTTGAGGCGTGAAGAGTTCCTTGATAAGAGGGAGTCTTCCCTTGATAAGAGGGAAGAGAACTTAGACAAGAGGGCTGAGTTCTTAGAAAAACTTGAGGCAGAGCTTGAGGAGAAGAAGGCAGAAGTTGAGAGGTTAGAGGCGGAGCTCCTTGAGAAGGACATGAAGGTTACTCAGCTCTTGGAGGAGGAGCTCAAAAAACTTGAAGAGATTGCCGGTATGACGAAGGAAGAGGCAAGAGAAGAGCTTATGAAGAGGATGGAAGAGGAGATAAAGAGGGACTTGGCCGTTCGCTATAAGAAGATGGAGGAGGAGTTTGAGCAGAACTTGGAAAGGAAGGCTAAGAAGATACTTGCAACTACCATTCAGAGGCTTGCCACAGACGTGGTTGCCGAAACGACCGTTGCCGTTGTTGACCTTCCAAACAACGAGATGAAGGGAAGAATCATCGGAAGGGAAGGTAGGAACATAAGGGCCTTTGAGCTTGCTACAGGAGTTGACCTGATTATTGACGATACACCAGAGGCTGTAACCATTTCCTCCTTTGACCCTGTAAGGAGGGAAGTTGCAAGAATTGCCCTTGAAAGGCTTGTAGCTGATGGAAGGATTCACCCTGCAAGGATAGAGGAGGTCGTTGAGAAGGTAAAACAGGAGATAGAGCAGGAGATTATCGCTGCTGCTGAGGAGGTTCTCTTTGAGCTTGGAATAGACAACGTCCACCCTGAGCTCAAGAAACTTCTTGGAAAACTGAAGTTCAGGACTAGCTACGGTCAAAATGTTCTTCAGCACGTTAGAGAGGTTGCCTACCTTGCCGGCATGATTGCTGCAGAGATCGGAGCTGACGTTCAGCTTGCTAAACGTGCAGGGCTCTTCCACGACATAGGAAAGGCCGTTACCCACGAGGTTGAAGGTTCTCACTCTCTAATTGGGGCTGACATCCTTAAAAAATACGGTGAGCCAGAGGCTGTAGTTAACGCTGCTGCTGCCCACCACGGAGAGGCCGAGTTTACGACAATTGAGTCTGTGTGTGCCGCAACGGCGGACGCTTTAAGTGCCGCAAGGCCGGGAGCAAGGAGGGAGAGTTTAGAGGCCTACATTAAGAGGATTGAGAAGCTTGAGAGCATTGCCGAGTCTTTCCCCGGCGTTATGAAGGCCTTTGCGATTCAGGCAGGTAGGGAAGTGAGGATAATGGTTGAGCCTGATAGAATCACGGACGAAGAGGCGGCTTTCCTTGCCCACCAGATTTCAAGGAAGATTGAAGAGGAAGTTCAGTATCCCGGCCAGATAAAGATAACCGTCATCAGGGAGACAAGGGCTGTTGACTATGCAAAGTAA
- a CDS encoding 5-formyltetrahydrofolate cyclo-ligase — protein MLTKEQIREKVKRRRLLLPESERKRKSEQIVEKLKALLPSDVNTLMFYAPFKGEVDLLPLAEWCLSRGKRVVFPRVSGKEILPLEVFSLSELSPGYCSILEPPYELSRAINEIDVVFVPGIAFDLNCFRIGYGGGFYDRFLARTQIGFKIGICFDFQVVERIPHDPYDVPVDLVVTEKREIRRKEWS, from the coding sequence GTGCTAACAAAGGAACAAATAAGAGAAAAAGTAAAACGGAGGAGGCTACTCCTCCCAGAGAGTGAAAGAAAGAGAAAAAGTGAGCAGATAGTTGAGAAACTGAAAGCTCTCTTGCCTTCTGATGTAAACACTCTTATGTTCTACGCCCCTTTTAAGGGGGAGGTTGACCTTCTTCCCCTTGCTGAGTGGTGTCTTAGTCGGGGTAAAAGAGTGGTTTTCCCTCGTGTTTCGGGCAAAGAAATCCTTCCCCTTGAAGTATTCTCCTTGTCTGAGCTTTCTCCCGGGTACTGTTCCATCTTAGAGCCTCCCTATGAGCTCTCTCGGGCTATTAACGAGATAGACGTTGTTTTTGTTCCCGGAATAGCCTTTGACTTGAACTGTTTTAGGATTGGGTATGGTGGCGGTTTTTACGACCGTTTCCTTGCCAGAACGCAAATAGGGTTTAAAATTGGAATCTGCTTTGACTTTCAGGTCGTGGAGAGAATTCCCCACGACCCTTACGATGTACCTGTAGACCTTGTTGTTACAGAAAAAAGGGAGATAAGGAGGAAAGAATGGAGCTAA
- a CDS encoding cell division protein ZapA: MSSLPQTVEVVIAGRKFNIKTDKDPEYVRHLAQRLESMVERIKTGNSKVTLEKALVVACFYLLDENELLKKQIQELGEEIKRLEEGAHKLLVTSSKKIAP, from the coding sequence GTGAGTAGTCTACCGCAAACTGTAGAAGTTGTAATAGCAGGAAGGAAGTTTAACATAAAGACGGATAAGGACCCTGAATACGTTAGACATCTTGCCCAGCGCCTTGAGTCAATGGTTGAGAGAATAAAGACAGGTAACAGCAAGGTTACCTTAGAGAAGGCGCTGGTTGTCGCCTGCTTTTACCTTCTTGACGAGAACGAACTTTTAAAGAAACAGATACAGGAGCTTGGAGAGGAGATAAAGCGTCTTGAAGAGGGTGCTCATAAGCTCCTTGTAACCTCCTCCAAGAAAATAGCACCTTAA
- the pheT gene encoding phenylalanine--tRNA ligase subunit beta, with protein MRITYRWLQEFIDIGELSAKEVADILTDVGIEVDSVSYAAEGIEKVVTGKIVELKKHPNADRLKICKVDVGDTVLQIVTGADNVFEGAVVPVALHGARLPNGVRIKRSKLRGEVSEGMLCSEEELGLTDSAKGIMILPENLELGRDIKEALGLDDWVIEYEITTNRPDALSVLGIARELRAVLGKPIKLPEVSFIEGDFKAEDEASLKVLDGAACPRYDGFVIKGLENKNSPLWMQVRLYLVGLRPINAVVDVTNYVMYELGQPLHAFDLEKLSGREVVVRRAKEGERIVTLDGVERELSPSDLVIADSERPVAIAGIMGGEESGTSLETKEVFLESAHFDPMTVRKTSKRLALMTDASYRFERGADIEATEFAAKRALHLIQKICSGEVAKGKLSFYPKPYTPKVIVFNPDRATKILGVNIPARKSFEILSNLGFTVRKEQDYIVVKVPSWRKYDVTREIDLIEEVVRIYGMKNVVSSYPLMHSEVERNFVYDKVQEVKEFLTALGLNEAVNYSFIGEKLYRKFGFGVEGLIKIANPLSEEWSFMRDRIFPSLVQNACLNINRNERNVFLFEVARVFVNRGEKLPDEPLHLSFALTGKVPEGLYGERDVDFYDLKGILESLMELLKLSPEFKPLESEAYLHPGQSAKVFVDGKEVGFIGKLHPDVLERFEVKQDIFVGELNLGELLKLSEGKRIRFSQIPKFPPVSRDIAVLVDLDLPVAEVEKVIRKSAKYLERLKLFDIYTGKGIPEGKKSVAFSLLFRSPDRTLSDEEVNKIMDVIIKELEKIGAKLRA; from the coding sequence ATGAGGATAACGTACAGGTGGCTTCAGGAGTTTATTGATATAGGAGAGCTCTCCGCAAAGGAGGTTGCAGATATCCTTACAGACGTCGGAATTGAGGTTGATTCTGTTAGTTACGCTGCTGAAGGGATTGAAAAGGTTGTAACCGGGAAGATTGTTGAGCTAAAAAAGCATCCGAACGCCGACAGGCTGAAAATCTGTAAAGTTGATGTTGGAGATACGGTTCTTCAGATAGTTACAGGGGCTGACAACGTTTTTGAGGGGGCTGTTGTTCCCGTTGCACTTCACGGGGCAAGGCTTCCAAATGGCGTAAGGATTAAGAGGAGTAAGCTCCGTGGAGAAGTTTCTGAGGGTATGCTCTGTTCTGAGGAGGAGCTTGGCCTTACAGATTCAGCAAAGGGTATTATGATTCTTCCAGAAAACCTTGAGCTTGGAAGAGACATAAAAGAAGCCCTTGGGCTTGATGACTGGGTTATTGAGTACGAGATAACAACAAACAGGCCTGATGCCCTTTCTGTCTTGGGAATTGCGAGGGAGTTAAGGGCTGTTCTTGGGAAACCTATAAAACTTCCCGAGGTTTCCTTTATAGAGGGTGATTTTAAGGCGGAAGATGAGGCCTCCCTTAAGGTTCTTGACGGTGCAGCCTGTCCTCGCTACGACGGTTTTGTAATAAAGGGACTTGAGAATAAAAACTCCCCCCTCTGGATGCAGGTTAGGCTCTACCTTGTGGGCTTAAGGCCAATAAACGCCGTTGTTGACGTTACAAACTACGTTATGTACGAGCTGGGACAGCCCCTTCACGCTTTTGACCTTGAGAAGCTCTCCGGCAGGGAGGTTGTAGTAAGGAGAGCTAAGGAAGGTGAGAGGATAGTAACCCTTGACGGTGTGGAGAGGGAGCTCTCTCCATCCGACCTCGTTATAGCGGATTCGGAAAGGCCTGTTGCCATAGCCGGAATAATGGGGGGAGAGGAAAGCGGTACGTCCCTTGAAACTAAGGAGGTCTTCCTTGAGTCTGCCCACTTTGACCCTATGACTGTCAGGAAGACCTCTAAGCGTTTAGCCCTTATGACTGATGCTTCTTACAGGTTTGAAAGGGGAGCAGACATAGAGGCTACCGAGTTTGCTGCGAAGAGAGCTCTCCACCTAATCCAGAAAATCTGTAGTGGAGAAGTTGCGAAGGGGAAGCTCTCCTTCTATCCAAAACCCTATACCCCCAAGGTTATAGTCTTTAACCCCGATAGGGCTACGAAGATTCTCGGCGTAAACATCCCTGCAAGGAAGTCCTTTGAGATTCTCTCTAACCTCGGCTTTACAGTTAGGAAGGAACAGGACTACATAGTCGTTAAAGTTCCCTCTTGGAGAAAGTACGACGTAACCCGTGAGATTGACCTGATTGAGGAAGTCGTCCGCATTTACGGCATGAAGAATGTCGTTAGCTCCTATCCCCTTATGCACTCTGAGGTAGAGAGGAACTTCGTCTACGACAAGGTGCAGGAAGTTAAGGAGTTCTTAACAGCCCTCGGCTTAAATGAAGCCGTTAACTACAGCTTCATAGGGGAGAAACTCTACAGAAAATTTGGCTTTGGCGTTGAAGGTCTTATAAAGATTGCCAACCCACTCTCTGAAGAGTGGAGCTTTATGAGGGATAGAATCTTCCCGAGCCTTGTCCAAAATGCATGCTTGAACATAAACAGGAACGAGAGAAACGTTTTTCTCTTTGAGGTAGCCCGCGTCTTTGTAAACAGAGGTGAGAAACTTCCCGATGAACCCTTACACCTTAGCTTTGCCCTTACTGGCAAAGTTCCAGAAGGTCTTTACGGTGAAAGGGACGTAGACTTTTACGACCTGAAGGGAATACTTGAGTCGCTGATGGAGCTCTTAAAACTTTCCCCAGAGTTTAAGCCCTTAGAGAGCGAGGCCTACCTCCATCCCGGTCAGAGCGCAAAAGTCTTTGTGGACGGTAAAGAAGTAGGTTTCATAGGGAAGCTCCACCCAGACGTCCTTGAAAGGTTTGAAGTGAAGCAGGACATTTTTGTTGGAGAGCTAAACTTAGGGGAGCTCCTTAAACTCTCTGAAGGAAAGAGAATACGTTTCTCCCAGATACCCAAGTTCCCACCGGTAAGTAGGGATATTGCAGTTCTTGTTGACTTAGACCTTCCGGTTGCAGAGGTTGAGAAGGTCATAAGGAAGTCTGCGAAGTACCTTGAAAGGTTAAAACTCTTTGACATTTACACCGGAAAGGGCATTCCGGAAGGTAAAAAGAGCGTTGCTTTCTCTCTCCTCTTTAGGTCTCCTGACAGAACTCTCTCAGATGAGGAAGTTAACAAGATTATGGATGTTATAATAAAAGAGCTTGAGAAGATTGGCGCTAAGCTTAGGGCATAA
- the pheS gene encoding phenylalanine--tRNA ligase subunit alpha produces MTPNTLEKLKKEFLEKLEKVSTTEELENLRVEFIGRKGKLTELLKSIPKLPPEERRNFGRACNELKSEIESLLKEKLVHFKEAEKREKLRRERIDVTLPGRRNPLGSLHVVTKTLKEIVRIFTAMGFSVAEGPEIETDFYNFEALNIPKGHPAREMQDTFYISEDVVLRTHTSPVQVRVMEKQQPPIQIIAPGKVYRKDADVTHTPMFHQVEGLMVDQRVTFADLKGVFELFLKEMFGSDTKVRFRPSYFPFTEPSAEVDIGCVICGGKGCKVCKGTGWLEILGCGMVDPAVFKAVGINPEVYQGFAFGMGVERIAMLKYGIDDLRLFFENDLRFLRQFRGM; encoded by the coding sequence CTTAGAAAAGTTAAAGAAAGAATTCCTTGAAAAGCTTGAGAAGGTTTCAACTACAGAAGAACTTGAAAACCTGAGAGTAGAGTTCATTGGCAGAAAAGGAAAGCTTACGGAGCTTTTAAAGTCTATTCCTAAGCTTCCTCCAGAAGAAAGGAGAAACTTTGGAAGAGCCTGTAACGAGCTTAAGTCAGAAATAGAATCTCTCCTTAAGGAAAAGCTTGTACATTTCAAGGAAGCTGAAAAAAGGGAAAAGCTTAGACGGGAAAGGATAGATGTAACTTTACCGGGCAGGAGAAATCCCTTAGGTTCACTTCACGTCGTTACGAAGACTTTAAAGGAAATCGTAAGGATATTTACAGCGATGGGATTTTCCGTAGCTGAGGGGCCAGAAATAGAGACAGATTTTTACAACTTTGAGGCTTTAAACATTCCTAAGGGGCATCCTGCAAGGGAGATGCAGGATACATTTTACATTTCTGAAGACGTAGTTCTTAGAACTCATACCTCCCCTGTTCAAGTAAGGGTAATGGAAAAACAGCAACCACCGATTCAGATTATTGCTCCCGGAAAGGTTTACAGGAAGGACGCCGACGTTACCCATACTCCCATGTTCCATCAAGTGGAAGGCCTTATGGTTGACCAGAGGGTTACCTTTGCAGACCTTAAAGGGGTTTTTGAGCTCTTCCTTAAGGAGATGTTCGGTTCCGATACGAAAGTTCGTTTTAGGCCTTCTTACTTTCCATTTACAGAACCGAGTGCTGAAGTTGATATTGGTTGCGTTATATGTGGTGGTAAGGGTTGTAAGGTCTGTAAGGGAACAGGTTGGCTTGAGATTCTCGGCTGTGGAATGGTTGACCCTGCCGTCTTTAAGGCCGTTGGTATAAATCCCGAGGTTTATCAGGGATTTGCCTTCGGTATGGGAGTTGAGAGGATTGCAATGCTTAAGTACGGTATAGACGATTTAAGGCTCTTCTTTGAGAACGATTTGAGATTTTTAAGACAGTTCAGGGGTATGTAG